The Nitrospinota bacterium genome includes the window AACTGCATCAGCGATTCAGGGTTGTCAGCACTGTGCCAATCTCCATACATAAAAAAATTAAAATCATTAAATTTAAAATCTAATAATCTTACTGAAGCAGGTGCTCAACATTTGGCAAACGCATCAAACCTGGAACAGTTGGAACAACTGATATTGAAGTTTAATCGCATAGGAGAAGAAGGGGCAAAATATTTAGCGGAGTCAGACAATCTTGTTAACCTGACTACCTTAGATCTTTTCCGCAACCGAATAGGTGAAACAGGCGCTAAAGCCATTAAATCCTCTAAAAATTTTAAAAGGGTGAGCCGTCTCAGGCTTGATTAACTACGAATGGACTTATCCAGAGCCTATCCCCGCAGTCCAAAAGAAAAAATGGCAGGCTTGGTCCAATTGGCAAGAATGATAGACAAAGCCAGGGCCTTCAAGGAGAACAATATTGCCGATTATATTTACCCCTGCCCGCTTGATAAAATTATCTTGAACTTCCTACGAATTGATTCCGATGCATTTGCAACAAAAGCAGTGGAATGTGGAGATGATGAAATTTGTGCATGGTCCGAGGATATGGTTAAAA containing:
- a CDS encoding DUF5069 domain-containing protein, with amino-acid sequence MDLSRAYPRSPKEKMAGLVQLARMIDKARAFKENNIADYIYPCPLDKIILNFLRIDSDAFATKAVECGDDEICAWSEDMVKNKKAQEIDFINDQILERRPDSEDRLKYFNEVRNRIDPSRTDISTWVELLDLEEGRFPPK